A DNA window from Loxodonta africana isolate mLoxAfr1 chromosome 7, mLoxAfr1.hap2, whole genome shotgun sequence contains the following coding sequences:
- the LOC135232032 gene encoding olfactory receptor 8K5-like produces MGPQNLTVLTEFILVGVTRRPELQLPLFAAFLVIYMITVVGNMGVIVLTKADSHLQTPMYFFIRHLAFVDLGNSTVIYPKMLVDFVVDQNTISYYVCATQMAFYILFIICELFILSAMAYDRYAAVCNPLLYNVITSQKLCYALVGVPYLYSTFLSLMVTSKIFISTFCGSNIISHFYCDNTALIPFLCSNAREIELLIIIFSALNLISSLLVVLVSYMLILTAIFQTNSAEGRKKAFSTCGSHLTVVVVFYGTLLFMYLQPKSARSSDTDKMASVFYTLVIPVINPFIYSLRNKEVKHAFNRVFRRPCKLSI; encoded by the coding sequence ATGGGCCCACAGAATCTAACAGTACTGACTGAATTCATTCTAGTGGGAGTCACAAGGCGCCCTGAGCTGCAGCTCCCCCTATTTGCGGCCTTCCTTGTCATCTACATGATCACAGTGGTTGGAAACATGGGCGTGATTGTCTTGACCAAGGCAGACTCCCACctacagacacctatgtatttttttatcaGACACCTGGCCTTTGTCGATCTTGGTAATTCTACTGTTATTTATCCCAAGATGCTAGTAGATTTTGTTGTGGATCAAAATACCATATCCTATTACGTGTGTGCCACACAAATGGCTTTTTACATTCTGTTCATTATCTGTGAGCTCTTCATCCTGTcagccatggcctatgaccgctatgcagccgtctgtaaccctctgctctacaaTGTTATCACGTCCCAGAAACTTTGCTATGCACTCGTGGGCGTTCCATATCTCTACAGCACCTTTCTGTCCCTGATGGTCACCAGTAAGATTTTTATATCGACCTTCTGTGGCTCTAACATCATCAGTCATTTCTACTGTGATAATACTGCCTTGATACCTTTCCTGTGCTCAAATGCACGAGAAATAGAATTGTTGATCATAATATTTTCAGCACTTAATTTAATTTCCTCTCTTCTGGTAGTCCTGGTCTCCTACATGCTGATTCTGACAGCTATATTTCAAACGAATTCTGCTGAGGGTAGGAAAAAAGCTTTCTCCACGTGTGGTTCTCATCTGACAGTGGTGGTTGTGTTCTATGGAACTCTGTTATTTATGTATCTTCAGCCTAAATCTGCTCGTTCCTCTGATACTGACAAAATGGCGTCCGTGTTTTACACTTTAGTCATCCCCGTGATAAACCCCTTCATTTACAGTTTAAGGAACAAAGAAGTAAAGCATGCCTTTAACAGGGTGTTCAGGAGGCCATGCAAACTTTCTATTTGA